One Panicum virgatum strain AP13 chromosome 3N, P.virgatum_v5, whole genome shotgun sequence DNA segment encodes these proteins:
- the LOC120666579 gene encoding RING-H2 finger protein ATL72-like, with protein MAAPADARPMKERKLMRSIPVVVYEAKAGVSAAEECVICLGELDDGEKVRVLTRCYPGFHVECIDMWLDTNPSCPTCWNSLLEEDGTREATPPTTASGEEGTP; from the coding sequence ATGGCTGCGCCTGCGGATGCCCGGCCGATGAAGGAGAGGAAGCTGATGAGGAGTATACCGGTGGTGGTGTATGAGGCCAAAGCCGGCGTCTCGGCCGCTGAGGAATGCGTCATCTGTCTCGGCGAGTTGGACGACGGCGAGAAGGTGCGCGTGCTCACGCGGTGTTACCCCGGCTTCCATGTCGAGTGCATCGACATGTGGCTGGACACGAACCCTTCTTGCCCGACATGCTGGAACTCGCTCCTGGAGGAGGATGGTACCCGCGAGGCAACGCCGCCAACGACGGCATCAGGGGAAGAAGGGACGCCGTAG
- the LOC120663394 gene encoding uncharacterized protein LOC120663394, protein MAGSRRRGVRRAGSQQQGNQSSPLPGATLNTSEVTIVESPSKNTCHASGSTSLTPSGTHVCADLLDSLLHEVIVLINSFRDFLAFIGTCRSWRTAVSSFPSVYTFSFPPLHFEPDGPYFCPHSKGIKPLLSSDCKWKLSDPSKENLSLLCALPQSTPNTMYYLGCSYGYLIFTYEEDCLLVNAYTGTKVKTPKLPCNNYLGWFSGIGVLTAPFSSLDSRVLLFSKASMFEWQVGTKSWSVHPLALDHERIHQIVFFKGHILVIDALMRLHTVQLTPQFSMQEVAIMWQALQTLPVNPWLVACGDMLLMVDFTFVSLASDELSNYSRTFEEVEFSRIFEVFRLDFSVKPAKWVKMEKLENQALFVSLDKRNPAFCCMNPERWGGKSNCIYVARLFEDLDETWTAVELGQSVPNHNTVHSMMYGGARPRYYISYILVIILQKEIIKDKEARLNMHGNTQWLC, encoded by the exons ATGgccggaagccgccgccgcggcgtccgaaGAGCGGGGTCGCAGCAGCAGGGCAACCAATCCTCGCCGCTGCCAGGCGCCACCCTCAACACCAG CGAAGTTACCATTGTGGAGAGCCCCTCAAAGAACACCTGCCATGCCTCAGGCTCGACCTCCTTGACTCCATCTGGAACTCATGTCTGTGCAGATCTCCTGGATAGCCTGCTTCACGAAGTCATTGTTCTCATTAACTCATTCCGTGACTTCCTTGCTTTTATTGGCACCTGCCGCTCTTGGCGCACTGCAGTCTCTTCCTTCCCCTCTGTGTATACCTTCAGCTTCCCGCCTCTCCATTTCGAACCAGATGGTCCTTATTTTTGTCCACATAGCAAAGGTATCAAGCCCCTCCTTTCATCTGATTGCAAATGGAAGCTCAGTGATCCTAGCAAGGAAAACTTATCCCTTCTCTGTGCATTGCCTCAAAGTACTCCAAATACAatgtactatttgggttgcTCATATGGGTATCTTATCTTCACCTATGAGGAGGACTGCCTCCTTGTTAATGCCTACACTGGTACCAAGGTGAAGACCCCAAAACTCCCATGCAACAATTACCTTGGTTGGTTTTCTGGCATAGGCGTCCTTACGGCTCCATTCAGCTCACTCGACTCTCGCGTCCTCCTTTTCTCGAAGGCTTCAATGTTTGAGTGGCAGGTTGGAACAAAATCCTGGTCAGTTCATCCTCTTGCTCTTGATCATGAACGCATCCATCAGATTGTGTTCTTCAAAGGTCATATCCTTGTCATAGATGCTCTTATGAGACTTCACACTGTGCAACTGACACCTCAGTTCAGCATGCAAGAAGTAGCAATTATGTGGCAGGCCCTGCAGACCTTGCCTGTTAACCCATGGTTGGTGGCCTGTGGTGACATGCTTCTCATGGTTGACTTCACGTTTGTCTCACTTGCCTCTGACGAGCTTAGTAACTATTCTAGAACCTTTGAGGAGGTTGAGTTTTCTAGAATCTTTGAGGTCTTTCGCCTTGACTTCTCGGTCAAACCAGCTAAGTGGGTGAAGATGGAAAAGTTGGAAAATCAAGCTCTGTTTGTTAGCCTTGATAAGAGGAATCCTGCATTTTGTTGCATGAACCCTGAAAGATGGGGAGGAAAGAGTAACTGCATTTATGTTGCTAGACTATTTGAGGATCTTGATGAAACTTGGACAGCTGTGGAGCTTGGTCAGTCAGTGCCGAACCACAACACAGTTCACAGCATGATGTATGGCGGTGCTCGTCCTCGTTATTATATTAGTTATATATTAGTGATTATATTGCAGAAGGAAATTATCAAGGATAAAGAAGCTAGGTTAAACATGCATGGCAACACTCAATGGCTTTGCTAA
- the LOC120663395 gene encoding probable non-specific lipid-transfer protein 3, which produces MAVLMMKNKKQMQAVVALAVVVAAAALVASASAAITCGQVGSALAPCIPYATGKASALPSSCCGGVRSLNSAARTSSDRQAACRCLKSLASTVKSVNMGTVATIPGKCGVSVPFPISMSTDCNKIN; this is translated from the exons atggcGGTTCTGATGATGAAGAACAAGAAGCAGatgcaggcggtggtggcctTGGCCgttgtggtggcggcggcggcgctggtggcgtcggcgtcggcggccatCACCTGCGGGCAGGTGGGTTCGGCGCTGGCGCCGTGCATCCCGTACGCGACGGGGAAGGCGAgcgcgctgccgtcgtcgtgctgcggcggcgtgcgcaGCCTCAACAGCGCGGCGCGCACGAGCTCGGACCGGCAGGCGGCGTGCCGGTGCCTCAAGAGCCTGGCCAGCACCGTCAAGTCGGTGAACATGGGCACCGTCGCCACCATCCCCGGCAAGTGCGGCGTCTCCGTGCCATTCCCTATCAGCATGTCCACTGACTGCAACAA GATCAACTAA